The proteins below are encoded in one region of Sulfolobus sp. A20:
- the alba1 gene encoding chromatin protein Alba1 codes for MSSATPTPSNVVLIGKKPVMNYVLAALTLLNQGVSEIVIKARGRAISKAVDTVEIVRNRFLPDKIEIKEIRIGSQVVTSQDGKQSRVSTIEIAIRKK; via the coding sequence ATGAGCAGCGCAACTCCAACTCCAAGTAATGTAGTGTTAATAGGAAAGAAACCAGTAATGAATTATGTATTAGCAGCTTTAACTCTGCTAAACCAAGGTGTTAGCGAAATAGTAATAAAAGCTAGAGGAAGAGCTATTAGTAAAGCTGTTGATACAGTAGAGATAGTAAGGAACAGATTCTTACCAGACAAGATCGAAATTAAGGAAATAAGAATTGGCAGCCAAGTAGTAACAAGCCAAGATGGCAAACAATCAAGAGTTTCTACAATCGAAATAGCAATAAGGAAAAAGTAA
- a CDS encoding DEAD/DEAH box helicase, with protein sequence MYSRTFYIKQWIDEEDFKRLLLFSRYLGRDTNGSQFMIDLERAKRNRIKLDDIVETLESLNVKLSQEDLNKLKDNLIDARFEIVGDKIVLKPYVYLADILKNFVVKYDKANKRFIIRPMDYFDILKKLKENGLEVMGLNLAFQDFDIEFTGNLRYYQEEAIKSWVENNYRGVIALPTGAGKTIIGVKALELVRKNSIIVTFTKEQMFQWREAIIRFTKNRPEIGLYYSEEKKIRPITITTYHTAYRHISELKDKFYLLIIDEAHHLPADKFKVIAENIVAPARMGLSATPYRDDGKHEELFKIIGGVVYFKSTYELVKQGYLASYDIIQRKVKLTIDERKKYLDLLNKFKKLSNGRKVSELITLAKQGNGTAIEAMKIYNEIKKVVNFASGKIKELEEILKNEKGKILIFTQYVDQAEEIAKKFNTLLLTGKMSKEERKRVLNTFKNMSSGILVLTTVGDEGIDIPDANVGIIVTGTGSRRQFIQRLGRILRPYDGKRAKLYEIIVSGTSEEYQARRRKETEILSFDQSDELDDM encoded by the coding sequence ATGTACTCGAGGACTTTCTACATCAAGCAATGGATAGATGAAGAGGATTTTAAAAGATTGTTATTGTTTTCTCGTTATTTGGGAAGAGATACTAATGGATCTCAATTCATGATTGATTTAGAAAGGGCTAAGAGAAATAGGATAAAACTTGATGATATTGTGGAAACATTGGAAAGTTTGAATGTAAAACTTTCACAAGAAGATTTAAATAAATTAAAAGATAATTTAATTGATGCTAGATTTGAAATAGTCGGGGATAAAATAGTATTAAAGCCATATGTATATTTAGCCGATATTTTAAAAAATTTTGTAGTAAAGTATGACAAAGCTAATAAGAGGTTTATTATAAGACCTATGGACTATTTCGATATTCTAAAAAAATTGAAAGAGAATGGATTAGAAGTGATGGGATTAAATCTGGCATTCCAAGATTTTGATATTGAATTCACCGGTAATTTAAGGTATTATCAAGAAGAAGCAATCAAAAGTTGGGTTGAGAATAACTATCGGGGAGTAATAGCACTGCCTACTGGAGCGGGAAAAACTATTATAGGCGTTAAAGCCTTAGAGTTAGTTAGAAAAAATTCAATTATAGTTACATTTACTAAGGAGCAGATGTTTCAATGGCGAGAAGCTATAATTAGGTTTACTAAAAATAGGCCAGAAATAGGCTTATATTATTCTGAGGAGAAAAAGATAAGACCGATCACTATTACTACGTATCACACGGCTTATAGACACATTTCTGAATTGAAGGATAAATTCTATTTACTTATAATCGATGAGGCACATCATTTACCTGCGGATAAGTTTAAAGTCATCGCTGAAAATATCGTAGCACCTGCTAGAATGGGTTTATCAGCTACTCCCTACAGAGATGATGGAAAACATGAAGAATTATTTAAGATAATAGGTGGAGTAGTTTACTTCAAGTCAACTTACGAGTTAGTGAAGCAAGGGTATTTAGCTTCGTATGACATAATTCAAAGAAAAGTGAAGTTAACCATTGATGAGAGGAAAAAATATCTAGATTTATTAAATAAGTTTAAGAAACTGTCTAATGGCAGGAAAGTTAGCGAATTAATTACTCTGGCTAAGCAAGGTAACGGAACTGCGATAGAGGCAATGAAAATTTATAATGAAATTAAGAAAGTAGTTAACTTTGCTTCAGGAAAAATTAAGGAATTGGAAGAAATACTTAAAAATGAAAAGGGAAAAATATTAATATTTACGCAGTACGTCGACCAGGCGGAAGAGATTGCGAAGAAGTTCAATACGTTACTGTTAACTGGAAAGATGAGTAAGGAAGAGAGAAAAAGAGTTTTGAATACTTTTAAGAATATGAGCAGTGGAATTTTAGTATTAACCACTGTAGGGGATGAAGGAATAGATATACCAGATGCTAACGTAGGGATAATTGTTACTGGTACGGGTTCAAGGAGGCAATTCATTCAAAGACTAGGGAGGATATTACGACCTTATGATGGTAAACGAGCTAAGTTATATGAGATAATCGTTAGTGGAACTTCAGAAGAGTATCAAGCAAGGAGAAGGAAGGAGACTGAAATTTTGAGCTTTGATCAATCAGATGAACTGGATGACATGTAG
- the gatC gene encoding Asp-tRNA(Asn) amidotransferase subunit GatC, whose amino-acid sequence MKIEVNDKLIKHLEDLSLIQLTSDEEKIIKESIQSILNFFDKINELDLSNVEPLFHPLSQGKLRKDVPREPLSNDDALSNVKRKEKGYIVGPKTYGD is encoded by the coding sequence ATGAAGATAGAAGTTAATGATAAGCTAATTAAACATTTAGAAGATTTATCTTTAATTCAACTAACATCAGATGAAGAGAAAATAATAAAGGAGAGTATACAATCAATACTGAATTTTTTTGACAAAATTAATGAGCTAGACTTAAGCAATGTTGAACCATTGTTCCATCCCCTTTCTCAAGGTAAATTAAGAAAAGATGTGCCTAGAGAACCTTTAAGCAATGATGACGCTCTGAGCAATGTAAAGAGAAAGGAAAAAGGATATATCGTTGGTCCAAAAACGTATGGTGATTAG
- the gatA gene encoding Asp-tRNA(Asn)/Glu-tRNA(Gln) amidotransferase subunit GatA, whose translation MIKDLVNSLRSGNLDPTEYVEKTFEKIYRLEKKVNAFITIRNKDEVLYEVKEKLKNNNGRLSGILIAIKDNISTKGIRTTCASKMLEDYIPPYDATVVERLKMEGAVIIGKTNMDEFAMGSTTETSYFGPTRNPWDLDRTPGGSSGGSGAALAAGYVDLALGSDTGGSIRAPAAYTASFGLKPSYGTVSRYGLVAYANSLEQIGPMAKNAEDLGILYSIIAGPDDKDSTTIEFNPLNTFDEKNIKKLKIGVLSDIVEASDKVIVSAIKDILNKMSDEGAIVEDTKLGYAEYALPAYYIIAMSEASSNLARYDGVRYGFSKYMEGTWKEVYAKNRGEGFGLEVKRRILLGSFILSAGYYEEFYIKALKVRNLIKKSIDSLFEKYDILISPTMPILPPKIGEVINDPVKMYAMDINTVIANLSAIPALSMPAGFYNNLPIGLQIMGKYLSDLEIIEIASYIEKNVTKLYDLTATISA comes from the coding sequence ATGATTAAAGACCTAGTAAACAGTCTAAGAAGCGGTAATTTAGATCCTACTGAATATGTTGAAAAAACATTTGAAAAAATTTACAGGCTAGAGAAAAAGGTTAATGCATTCATAACTATTAGAAACAAAGATGAAGTTTTGTACGAAGTAAAAGAAAAATTAAAGAATAATAATGGGAGACTATCTGGAATATTAATAGCTATAAAGGACAATATATCTACTAAGGGCATCAGAACTACCTGTGCTTCAAAGATGTTAGAAGACTACATACCCCCTTATGATGCAACAGTAGTAGAGAGACTAAAAATGGAAGGTGCAGTAATAATAGGCAAAACTAACATGGATGAATTTGCTATGGGATCAACAACAGAGACAAGTTATTTTGGACCAACAAGGAATCCATGGGATTTAGATAGAACCCCCGGCGGATCATCTGGAGGAAGTGGGGCGGCACTGGCTGCTGGCTACGTCGATTTAGCATTAGGAAGCGATACGGGAGGATCTATAAGAGCACCTGCAGCTTATACAGCTAGTTTTGGCTTAAAGCCTTCATATGGAACAGTCAGTAGGTACGGTTTAGTGGCTTATGCGAACAGCCTGGAACAGATAGGGCCTATGGCTAAAAACGCTGAAGATTTAGGAATACTCTATTCTATAATAGCCGGGCCAGATGATAAAGATTCTACTACCATAGAGTTTAATCCTTTAAATACTTTTGATGAAAAGAACATCAAAAAACTGAAAATAGGTGTGCTAAGTGATATTGTAGAAGCTTCTGATAAGGTTATTGTCTCAGCCATAAAAGATATTTTAAACAAAATGAGTGATGAAGGCGCTATAGTAGAGGATACTAAGCTTGGTTATGCTGAATACGCCTTGCCAGCGTACTACATTATAGCAATGTCAGAGGCTAGTTCTAATTTAGCTAGATATGATGGTGTAAGGTATGGATTTAGTAAGTATATGGAAGGTACATGGAAAGAAGTCTATGCTAAAAATAGAGGTGAGGGATTTGGCCTCGAGGTCAAGAGAAGAATATTGTTAGGTAGTTTCATACTTAGTGCGGGTTATTATGAGGAATTTTATATTAAAGCTTTAAAAGTAAGAAATTTAATCAAAAAGAGTATTGATAGTCTTTTTGAAAAATATGACATTTTAATATCGCCTACAATGCCCATCCTCCCTCCAAAGATAGGTGAGGTAATAAATGACCCAGTGAAAATGTATGCTATGGATATTAATACAGTGATAGCTAATTTATCGGCCATACCGGCATTATCGATGCCAGCTGGATTCTACAATAACCTACCTATAGGGTTGCAAATTATGGGAAAATATTTATCTGATTTAGAGATAATTGAGATAGCGTCTTATATAGAGAAGAACGTAACAAAACTATATGACTTAACCGCGACTATAAGTGCTTAA
- the twy1 gene encoding 4-demethylwyosine synthase TYW1 — protein MLAMQSNIRIDTLSEIYKELKKEKYHIVGTHSAYKKCHWTHESLVTNRSCYKGKFYGIESHRCVQMTPTAAWCWFRCIHCWRLEPEDIGLEWDDTKMPAYDDPEYIVERSIEEHKRAVSGYFGREGVKLEKVKDAMKPAHVAISLTGEPTLYEKLGELIREYHKRGLTTFLVTSGIRPDILASLEEEPTQLFVSLQAPNEIKHKMINRPVVANSWQLLMKTLEILPSFSSPTVIRLTMIKGYNMSDEDAKEFAKLFQIAMPTYIEVKAYMHVGPSTYRLSKDAMPRHNEIREFAKLLSNYTGYKILSEHVPSRIVLLSKLDEPIKIGNAWNERWDWRTVDIEDDINGEYKEAELGCTEGST, from the coding sequence ATATTAGCAATGCAAAGCAATATTAGAATTGACACCCTAAGCGAAATTTACAAGGAGTTGAAGAAAGAGAAATACCACATAGTCGGGACGCATAGTGCATATAAAAAATGCCATTGGACTCATGAATCACTAGTAACGAATAGGTCCTGCTATAAGGGAAAGTTTTACGGGATAGAAAGTCACAGATGTGTACAAATGACACCTACAGCTGCATGGTGCTGGTTTAGGTGTATCCATTGTTGGAGACTAGAACCAGAGGATATAGGATTAGAATGGGACGATACTAAAATGCCAGCATATGATGATCCGGAATACATAGTTGAGAGAAGTATTGAGGAACATAAGAGGGCAGTTTCTGGTTATTTTGGGAGGGAAGGTGTTAAGCTAGAAAAAGTTAAAGATGCGATGAAACCGGCTCACGTAGCAATCAGCTTGACTGGAGAGCCAACTTTATATGAGAAATTAGGTGAGTTAATTAGGGAATACCATAAGAGAGGACTAACTACATTTTTAGTGACAAGCGGAATAAGACCAGATATCTTAGCTAGCCTTGAGGAAGAACCTACTCAGCTTTTCGTATCTCTACAAGCTCCAAATGAGATCAAGCATAAAATGATAAATAGGCCAGTCGTAGCTAATTCTTGGCAATTGTTGATGAAAACCCTAGAGATACTGCCAAGTTTTAGTTCTCCAACTGTGATTAGGCTTACAATGATAAAGGGGTATAATATGAGTGATGAAGACGCTAAAGAGTTTGCAAAACTTTTCCAAATAGCTATGCCAACCTATATTGAAGTTAAAGCTTATATGCATGTTGGACCTTCCACGTATAGGTTAAGTAAGGATGCGATGCCTAGACATAATGAGATAAGAGAATTTGCAAAACTTCTCTCAAACTATACTGGCTATAAAATACTTTCAGAACACGTACCTAGTAGAATAGTGTTATTAAGTAAGTTAGATGAGCCAATTAAGATAG